The DNA window GTGGTATTGTTCTTGGGTTTGTGGTTGTGGTGGATTGGCAGAAACTTTGGGAGATCCATATCGACAACTATCCGATAAGTCGGTTGTGGCTTGGAAGTTTGAACGCTACATAGTGCATGGTGTTTTGGCCTTCTCTTTAATCATGACTGGAGCAACACTGTATTCGTATTTCTCTGGGGCATATGAAGTATTTGGTGTTAAAACACAAGATGTTCAAGATGTATATGGATTCTTTATTGGTTCTGTTTTCGCCGGTGTTATTGGTACCGGGTTCTATCCAATTTTCGGAAATAGGGTATGGTGCAGATTTGGTTGTCCGCTAGCGGCCTATTTGGGAATAGTACAACGTTTCAAGTCCCGATTTAGAATTACAACCAATGGCGGACAGTGCATTTCTTGCGGGAACTGTTCTACATACTGCGAGATGGGAATCGATGTTAGGTCTTATGCTCAAAAGGGGGTAAACATTGTGAGAGCTTCATGTGTAGGTTGTGGAATTTGTGCTGATGTTTGTCCAAGGGGAGTTCTTAAGTTAGAAAACGGCGATGAAGAAGGGCGTATATCAAATGGTCCGCTTGTAATTTCAAAGACTCAAGTAAAGCTAAATGCAAACGTAATATGAAGTTGACGTGCATGCTATTGTTTCTCATATCAATACAAGTGCTGCAAGCTAAAGAACCTTACGCATGGGCTGTTTTTGAAGATGGTTCTTTAAAAACGGAGAAATGGTTTCATGATAATACTAGTTCACATTATATCAGAAACTATTTCTTAAACGGCAACTTGAAATCAGAAGGGAGAATAACGAAAGGCGTTCAAGGGCATTACTGGAAAATTTATTTT is part of the Flavobacteriales bacterium genome and encodes:
- a CDS encoding 4Fe-4S binding protein produces the protein WYCSWVCGCGGLAETLGDPYRQLSDKSVVAWKFERYIVHGVLAFSLIMTGATLYSYFSGAYEVFGVKTQDVQDVYGFFIGSVFAGVIGTGFYPIFGNRVWCRFGCPLAAYLGIVQRFKSRFRITTNGGQCISCGNCSTYCEMGIDVRSYAQKGVNIVRASCVGCGICADVCPRGVLKLENGDEEGRISNGPLVISKTQVKLNANVI